Proteins encoded together in one Deinococcus hopiensis KR-140 window:
- a CDS encoding pentapeptide repeat-containing protein, whose amino-acid sequence MTVAASRPPQVPKFPRGGLRPLFPEHLEDEGVYRSAVLEGQDLSGRALHAVTFEACVFREVNLREAAWSHVRLRDVRFEGSDLSGAKWTETGVQRAQFTDCRLLGFQAPEAVLGHVRLTRVQAGLALFLKVDAKALWLEDCDLSEATFMDARLPGAVFQRCTLRRTDFRGAKMPAADLRGSNLSGLRIGLPELEQVVVEAAQLADLAFLLGVRLSE is encoded by the coding sequence GTGACGGTCGCCGCTTCCAGGCCTCCCCAGGTCCCCAAGTTCCCGCGCGGTGGCCTGCGGCCCCTGTTTCCCGAACATCTCGAAGACGAGGGTGTGTACCGGAGCGCGGTGCTGGAGGGGCAGGACCTGTCGGGCCGGGCGCTGCACGCCGTGACCTTCGAGGCCTGCGTGTTCCGGGAGGTCAACCTCCGTGAGGCCGCGTGGTCCCACGTTCGCTTGCGGGACGTGCGCTTCGAGGGCAGTGACCTGTCTGGGGCAAAGTGGACGGAGACGGGCGTGCAGCGGGCGCAGTTTACCGACTGCCGCCTTCTGGGCTTTCAAGCGCCAGAGGCCGTACTGGGGCACGTCCGCCTGACGCGCGTGCAGGCCGGGCTGGCCCTTTTCCTGAAGGTGGACGCCAAGGCCCTCTGGCTGGAGGACTGCGACCTCTCCGAGGCCACCTTTATGGACGCCAGGCTGCCCGGCGCGGTCTTTCAGCGCTGCACCCTGCGCCGGACCGACTTTCGAGGAGCGAAGATGCCGGCCGCAGACCTGAGAGGCTCCAACCTGTCCGGCCTCAGAATCGGCCTGCCCGAACTGGAGCAGGTCGTGGTGGAGGCCGCGCAGCTTGCGGACCTCGCCTTCCTGCTGGGCGTGCGCCTGTCGGAATGA
- a CDS encoding metallophosphoesterase: MRSVVIPDLHGCPQFLEWVQERFPGRHLILLGDLIHRGPDSRRTLRLALRLAEEGRARLLWGNHEHWVWQETARLSPSGREKWFRREGHELFAAYGGNGRAVGDVMHDLGRFARLARPYHVEGKMLCAHAARPSLGRTPDELLDRGYLWDRPKTGLHPLPTHVFPELRYSVHGHTPQPRPLVDLEGQGVVYLDLGSARTGRFCVWDAQLQRVVLYREGD; encoded by the coding sequence GTGAGGTCCGTCGTCATCCCCGATCTTCACGGCTGTCCCCAGTTTCTGGAGTGGGTGCAGGAGCGCTTTCCGGGCCGCCACCTCATCTTGCTGGGCGACCTGATCCACCGCGGACCGGATTCGCGGCGAACTTTGCGCCTCGCGTTGCGGCTGGCCGAAGAGGGCCGCGCCAGGTTGCTGTGGGGCAACCACGAACACTGGGTCTGGCAGGAGACGGCGCGGCTCTCGCCTTCCGGACGGGAGAAGTGGTTCCGGCGCGAGGGGCACGAGCTGTTCGCGGCGTACGGTGGAAACGGCCGCGCTGTCGGGGATGTAATGCACGATCTGGGCCGCTTCGCCCGCCTGGCCCGCCCCTACCACGTGGAGGGTAAGATGCTGTGCGCCCACGCCGCCCGCCCCAGCCTGGGCCGCACGCCAGATGAGCTGCTGGACCGCGGGTACCTGTGGGACCGTCCCAAGACGGGTCTGCACCCGCTCCCCACCCACGTCTTCCCCGAGTTGAGGTATTCCGTCCACGGTCACACGCCCCAGCCGCGCCCGCTGGTGGACCTGGAAGGGCAGGGCGTGGTCTACCTGGACCTTGGCAGCGCCCGCACGGGCCGCTTCTGCGTGTGGGACGCGCAGCTCCAACGGGTGGTGCTGTACCGGGAGGGCGACTGA
- a CDS encoding ABC transporter ATP-binding protein, with protein sequence MLDDIDLDIRRGEFFSLLGPSGCGKTTLLRILAGFEAADAGTVLIGGHDMTGIPPHRRPVNTVFQSYALFPHMTVFDNVAFGLRQKRVPTGQLRGRVGRALETVRIGELARRRPDQLSGGQRQRVALARAIVNEPEVLLLDEPLSALDLKLRKELQVELSALQESLGMTFVFVTHDQEEALVMSDRIAVMNRGRIEQLGRAEDLYERPRTAFVAGFLGQSNLIPGTVRESSREGATVQTAHGLLHTRYGSGLPAGRDVLLSIRPEKLRMERDEETQGNEVRARVDDIVYTGAENQYLLEASGGQLVAFQLNADIGADEDFDYDEEVALYLPPENLVILEEG encoded by the coding sequence GTGCTGGATGACATCGACCTCGACATTCGCCGGGGCGAGTTCTTCAGCCTCCTCGGTCCCTCGGGCTGCGGCAAGACCACCCTGCTCCGCATCCTGGCCGGCTTCGAGGCCGCCGACGCGGGTACCGTGCTGATCGGTGGCCACGACATGACGGGCATTCCGCCCCACCGCCGTCCCGTCAATACGGTGTTTCAGAGCTACGCCCTCTTTCCGCACATGACCGTGTTTGACAACGTGGCCTTTGGGCTGCGGCAAAAGCGTGTTCCCACCGGACAACTTCGCGGGCGTGTGGGCCGGGCACTGGAAACCGTCCGAATCGGGGAACTCGCCCGCCGCCGTCCCGATCAGCTCTCTGGTGGGCAGCGGCAACGGGTGGCCCTCGCGCGCGCCATCGTCAACGAGCCGGAAGTGCTGCTGCTCGACGAGCCCCTGTCGGCGCTGGACCTGAAGCTCCGCAAGGAGCTTCAGGTGGAGCTGTCGGCCCTGCAAGAATCCCTGGGCATGACCTTCGTGTTCGTCACCCACGATCAGGAGGAAGCCCTCGTCATGAGTGACCGCATCGCCGTCATGAACCGGGGCCGCATTGAGCAACTGGGCCGTGCTGAGGACCTCTACGAGCGCCCCCGCACCGCCTTCGTCGCGGGCTTCCTGGGCCAGAGCAACCTCATTCCCGGCACGGTGCGGGAGTCGAGCCGTGAAGGCGCGACGGTGCAGACCGCCCACGGCCTCCTGCACACCCGTTACGGCTCGGGCCTCCCGGCCGGGCGCGACGTGCTGCTGTCCATCCGTCCGGAAAAGCTGCGGATGGAACGCGACGAGGAAACCCAGGGCAACGAGGTTCGCGCCCGCGTGGACGACATCGTGTACACCGGGGCCGAGAACCAGTACCTGCTGGAGGCGAGCGGCGGGCAACTGGTGGCCTTTCAGCTCAACGCCGACATCGGGGCCGACGAGGACTTCGACTACGACGAGGAAGTCGCCCTGTACCTGCCGCCGGAGAACCTGGTGATTCTGGAGGAGGGATGA
- a CDS encoding ABC transporter permease: MTFRRFLTTLGPGTLWLGTFLVVPLLIMLGYSLLTRTDLAQVGQPMTPENWARVFGYDTLFQEWVTDNLRVLWRSVWLAGVSTLLCTLMGYPLAFYIAGQAARKKNLLLLLLIIPFWTNFLIRVYAWILILRPFDLVPSLTATFLGMVYAFLPFFVLPVYSSVEKVDWRLLEAAQDLGASPVRAFFAGVFPQTLPGLVAGILLTFIPALGTFVVSDILGGAKTALIGNLVQNQFGQAGDWPYGSALSFLLMGAVLLGLWVYARAAGQKGLEELL, encoded by the coding sequence ATGACCTTCCGCCGTTTCCTCACCACCCTCGGTCCAGGCACGCTGTGGCTCGGTACGTTCCTCGTCGTGCCGCTGCTGATCATGCTCGGGTACTCGCTGCTCACGCGCACCGACCTGGCGCAGGTGGGGCAGCCGATGACGCCCGAGAACTGGGCCCGGGTGTTCGGGTACGACACGCTGTTTCAGGAGTGGGTCACGGACAACCTGCGGGTGCTGTGGCGCAGCGTGTGGCTGGCGGGCGTCAGCACCCTCCTCTGCACGTTGATGGGTTACCCGCTCGCCTTTTATATCGCCGGGCAGGCGGCCCGAAAGAAAAACCTCCTGCTGCTCCTGCTGATCATCCCTTTCTGGACCAACTTCCTCATTCGCGTGTATGCCTGGATTCTCATTTTGCGCCCCTTCGATCTGGTGCCAAGCCTGACGGCCACCTTCCTGGGGATGGTCTACGCCTTCCTGCCGTTTTTCGTGCTGCCCGTGTATTCCAGCGTGGAAAAGGTGGACTGGCGGCTCCTGGAAGCCGCGCAGGACCTCGGCGCCTCTCCGGTCCGTGCCTTTTTCGCGGGTGTGTTTCCACAGACGTTGCCGGGGCTGGTGGCGGGCATTCTCCTCACCTTCATTCCCGCCTTGGGCACCTTTGTGGTCAGCGACATTCTTGGCGGTGCGAAAACAGCCCTCATCGGCAACCTGGTGCAGAACCAGTTCGGGCAGGCGGGCGACTGGCCCTACGGCTCGGCGCTGTCTTTCCTCCTGATGGGCGCCGTGCTGCTCGGCCTGTGGGTGTATGCGCGTGCGGCGGGACAAAAGGGGCTGGAGGAGTTGCTGTGA
- a CDS encoding ABC transporter permease — MTRRSHPLLSAWAWLVYAFLYLPILVLIVFSFNDSRFGANWQGFTLKWYSVLAGRADVRAALGNTLLVALGSTLISTVLGTLVGLGLWRYSFRFRAPLTFLLVLPIVLPDVVMGVGLLMFYALLRGLLEHAGWTFENGFWTVMLAHVTFQISYVALTVRSRLAGYGPELEEAARDLGATGLGSFLQVVLPLAWPGVLAGALLAFTLSLDDFVVTYFTSGSGFRTLPVLIYTSVKRGVTPDINALSTLLVLFTVVALLVGNVLLRTRPSMRQEEP; from the coding sequence ATGACCCGCCGCTCCCACCCCCTCCTCTCGGCCTGGGCGTGGCTCGTGTACGCCTTTCTGTATCTGCCTATCCTGGTGCTGATCGTGTTTTCGTTCAACGACAGCCGATTTGGGGCCAACTGGCAAGGTTTCACGTTGAAGTGGTATTCGGTATTGGCCGGGCGGGCGGACGTGCGGGCCGCACTCGGAAACACGCTGCTCGTCGCGTTGGGCAGCACCCTGATCAGTACGGTGCTGGGCACCCTCGTCGGTCTGGGGCTGTGGCGGTATTCGTTCCGCTTTCGCGCGCCGCTGACCTTTCTGCTGGTGCTGCCCATCGTCTTGCCGGACGTGGTGATGGGCGTGGGCCTGCTGATGTTCTACGCCCTGTTGCGGGGGCTGCTGGAACACGCCGGGTGGACCTTCGAGAACGGGTTCTGGACGGTCATGCTCGCGCACGTCACCTTTCAGATCAGCTACGTGGCCCTCACCGTACGCTCGCGGTTGGCGGGCTACGGCCCTGAGCTGGAGGAAGCGGCGCGTGACCTGGGCGCGACGGGGCTGGGCTCCTTCCTGCAGGTCGTGTTGCCCCTCGCGTGGCCGGGCGTGCTGGCAGGGGCGCTGCTCGCCTTTACCCTCAGCCTGGACGACTTCGTTGTCACGTACTTCACGAGCGGCTCTGGCTTTCGCACGCTGCCCGTGTTGATCTACACGTCGGTCAAGCGTGGGGTCACGCCGGACATCAACGCCCTCAGCACCCTGCTCGTGCTGTTTACCGTCGTGGCGCTGCTCGTCGGAAACGTCCTGCTGCGCACGCGCCCCTCCATGCGGCAGGAAGAGCCGTGA
- a CDS encoding polyamine ABC transporter substrate-binding protein, whose translation MKRAVLLLAVLLMACHRIEKKDTAAEGNGTTTPAPTVRNDGRTLRIFMWSDYIDPETVKAFEKREGVRVIIDTFESNEAMLAKLQGGGASYDLVTPSNYVVQTMVRARLLQPMRGRETLKNFGNIAAGFLNPNFDPGNTYTVPYQYAATGLAYNAGRYAPTEESWKLIFGPEDKVRFALLDDPREVIGAALKYLGYSVNSTRVEELRAARDLLRRAVAKKGFESFSGGPEIRNKLLARRLDLGQIYVGDLLQGASEDPDLKVFLPREGTTISTDTLVLLRGSPNPALARRFVDHVLDPQVSAAISNYTFYGNPNRAAAPLLDPFLRGQKAFNPSQEELKSGRVEFINELPRGRTPRLYDRIWTELKSR comes from the coding sequence GTGAAGCGCGCCGTTCTGCTGTTGGCCGTTCTCCTGATGGCCTGCCACCGCATCGAGAAAAAGGACACCGCCGCCGAGGGCAACGGCACCACCACGCCCGCGCCCACGGTACGCAACGACGGGCGGACCCTGCGAATCTTTATGTGGTCCGACTACATCGATCCGGAGACCGTGAAGGCGTTCGAGAAGCGCGAGGGCGTGCGCGTCATCATCGACACCTTTGAGAGCAATGAGGCCATGCTCGCCAAGTTACAGGGCGGCGGGGCAAGCTACGACCTGGTAACGCCCAGCAATTACGTGGTGCAGACGATGGTTCGCGCGCGACTCCTCCAGCCCATGCGGGGGCGCGAGACGCTGAAGAACTTCGGCAACATTGCCGCCGGATTCCTGAACCCCAACTTCGATCCGGGCAACACCTACACCGTTCCCTATCAGTACGCCGCGACGGGCCTGGCCTACAACGCTGGGCGCTATGCGCCGACCGAGGAAAGCTGGAAACTCATTTTCGGCCCCGAGGACAAGGTGCGCTTCGCCCTCCTCGACGATCCACGCGAAGTCATTGGCGCGGCCCTCAAGTACCTGGGGTACAGCGTGAACAGCACCCGGGTGGAGGAACTGCGCGCCGCCCGGGATCTGCTGCGCAGAGCCGTCGCCAAGAAGGGGTTCGAGTCCTTCAGCGGAGGCCCTGAGATTCGCAACAAGCTGCTTGCCCGGCGTCTGGATCTGGGACAGATTTATGTGGGAGACCTGCTTCAGGGCGCCTCAGAGGATCCGGACCTCAAGGTCTTCCTGCCCCGTGAGGGCACCACCATCAGTACGGACACGCTGGTGCTCCTGCGCGGCAGCCCCAACCCGGCGCTCGCCCGCCGCTTCGTGGACCATGTGCTTGATCCGCAGGTCAGCGCCGCCATCAGCAACTACACCTTCTATGGCAACCCCAACCGCGCCGCCGCGCCTCTGCTCGATCCCTTCCTCAGGGGGCAAAAAGCGTTCAACCCCAGTCAGGAGGAACTCAAGTCGGGCCGGGTGGAGTTCATCAACGAGCTGCCGAGGGGCCGCACGCCGCGCCTGTATGACCGCATTTGGACCGAGCTGAAAAGCCGCTGA
- a CDS encoding PhoX family protein, producing MTQTQDRAQQSFWHRLLDRQITRRGAVGTAAAAATALPFTFSGAQAAANNGGPVNAASSDPRTTPPFRPIDPGNADTMTLPERYRFQVVAPWGEVFTADGRELGFNHDYVGFFPTDMLTGGRSSTDALLTINHEYVNPLFVGGNTKDRTPAQIEAEMRAMGVSVVRVRKEGGTWKVVVDPRNRRIDALTDIELTGPVRGTAAVKGATMVKGTVGNCSGGQTPWGTLLTCEENVDGYTKSWAGSGYEPMHQGWVTEIDPFDPTWTPKKRTAMGRFRHENVAVTLTKDGRVVGYMGDDMQDSCVYKFVSRGKYDPADRNANRDLLTEGDLYVANFGNGSWTLLDFDKNAKLKEAKGTDGKPLFANQADVLADARASALAVGGTPVDRPEDIEIHPKTGEVYISLTNNAKHGNYFGQIIKFREDGGDAGAGTFLWEVFAVGGPQSGFASPDNLVFDPHGNLWMVTDNSDLSTNPIKAYHGNNAMFFFPTEGPNAGRAYRFAVGPVDAELTGPVWSPDGKTLFVSVQHPGEDSEGLDKLRSNFAAKPGTNIPRPTLVAIEGFPGWERA from the coding sequence ATGACGCAAACGCAGGACCGAGCGCAACAGAGCTTCTGGCACAGGCTGCTGGACCGGCAGATTACGCGGCGGGGCGCAGTGGGCACGGCGGCGGCCGCCGCGACAGCACTCCCCTTTACCTTCAGCGGCGCGCAGGCGGCCGCCAACAACGGCGGACCGGTCAATGCGGCGAGCAGCGATCCCCGCACCACGCCGCCCTTCCGGCCCATCGACCCTGGCAACGCCGATACCATGACGCTGCCCGAGCGCTACCGCTTTCAGGTGGTGGCCCCGTGGGGCGAAGTGTTCACGGCGGATGGTCGAGAACTCGGCTTCAACCACGACTACGTCGGCTTCTTTCCCACCGATATGCTGACGGGTGGGCGCAGCAGCACCGACGCACTGCTCACCATCAACCACGAGTACGTAAACCCGCTGTTCGTGGGTGGCAACACCAAGGACCGCACGCCCGCGCAGATCGAAGCCGAAATGCGCGCCATGGGCGTCAGTGTGGTGCGTGTCCGCAAGGAAGGCGGGACCTGGAAAGTGGTGGTCGATCCGCGCAACCGCCGCATCGACGCCCTGACGGACATCGAACTGACCGGCCCCGTGCGCGGTACCGCCGCCGTGAAGGGCGCGACGATGGTGAAGGGCACCGTTGGCAACTGCTCGGGCGGCCAGACACCGTGGGGCACCCTGCTGACCTGCGAGGAGAACGTGGACGGCTATACCAAGAGCTGGGCGGGCAGCGGCTACGAGCCGATGCACCAGGGCTGGGTGACCGAGATCGACCCCTTTGACCCAACCTGGACGCCCAAAAAACGCACCGCGATGGGCCGCTTCCGCCACGAGAATGTGGCCGTAACGCTTACCAAAGACGGCCGCGTTGTGGGCTACATGGGCGACGATATGCAGGACTCGTGCGTGTACAAGTTCGTCAGCCGGGGCAAGTACGATCCCGCCGACCGCAACGCCAACCGCGACCTGCTGACCGAGGGCGACCTGTACGTGGCGAACTTCGGCAACGGCAGCTGGACCTTGCTGGATTTTGACAAGAACGCCAAGCTGAAGGAAGCCAAGGGCACCGACGGCAAGCCGCTGTTCGCCAACCAAGCCGACGTGCTCGCCGACGCCCGCGCCTCGGCCCTCGCGGTGGGCGGCACGCCGGTGGACCGCCCCGAGGACATCGAAATTCACCCCAAGACGGGCGAGGTCTACATCTCGCTGACGAACAACGCCAAGCACGGCAACTACTTTGGCCAGATCATCAAGTTCCGCGAGGACGGCGGCGACGCGGGGGCCGGCACGTTCCTGTGGGAGGTGTTCGCGGTGGGCGGGCCGCAGAGCGGTTTTGCCAGCCCCGATAACCTCGTGTTCGACCCGCACGGCAACCTGTGGATGGTGACCGACAACTCGGATCTGAGTACCAACCCCATCAAGGCGTACCACGGCAACAACGCGATGTTCTTCTTTCCCACTGAAGGGCCGAACGCGGGCCGCGCCTACCGCTTTGCCGTCGGCCCGGTAGACGCCGAACTGACGGGCCCGGTGTGGTCCCCCGACGGCAAGACGTTGTTCGTGTCGGTGCAGCACCCCGGTGAGGACAGCGAGGGGCTGGACAAGCTGCGCTCGAACTTCGCCGCCAAGCCCGGCACGAACATTCCGCGCCCCACCCTGGTCGCCATTGAGGGCTTCCCCGGTTGGGAGCGGGCGTGA
- a CDS encoding ACT domain-containing protein: MNSVTSVSSLTLSVLPGEYSVAQLPPSAPLPVWAASGKLWAIVGAPGEISVVTESARIPADVQAENGWAALQLHGPFPFHLTGVLSAVLVPLRGAGVGIFALSTFDTDYVLVKAQRLAEALQALRSAGHTVTER; the protein is encoded by the coding sequence ATGAATAGCGTGACTTCCGTTTCCTCCCTGACCCTTTCCGTCTTGCCTGGCGAGTACAGCGTCGCGCAGTTGCCACCCTCCGCTCCCCTCCCCGTGTGGGCGGCCTCCGGCAAGCTGTGGGCCATCGTCGGTGCGCCGGGCGAGATCAGCGTGGTGACCGAGAGCGCCCGCATTCCGGCGGACGTGCAGGCCGAAAACGGGTGGGCGGCCCTCCAGCTGCACGGGCCCTTTCCCTTTCACCTGACCGGAGTTTTGTCGGCCGTGCTGGTTCCGCTGCGCGGTGCAGGCGTGGGCATCTTCGCGCTGTCCACCTTTGATACGGACTACGTGCTCGTCAAGGCGCAACGGCTGGCAGAAGCGCTGCAGGCCTTGCGCAGCGCTGGACATACCGTGACGGAGAGATGA